A single window of Halobacillus naozhouensis DNA harbors:
- a CDS encoding response regulator, translating to MKILIIDNDESLRYMLREIANYAGWESSLAENGREGMEMFLDDAYDIVLVDYHMPEMDGLQAVKKLRQMNSHIPILVLTVDERQEVADAFLEAGATDFALKPVKAPDIISRIQIHVQLSNIKDFHASEEDVYSVKGISKKTMSHITDFLTQHSEPQSVDQLSKDIGLAYPTVYRYLMQLLEEGKVKLIESHQKVGRPKKLYRWYTK from the coding sequence ATGAAGATTCTAATCATCGATAATGATGAGTCATTAAGGTATATGTTAAGAGAAATAGCTAACTATGCTGGATGGGAATCCAGCTTAGCAGAAAATGGACGTGAAGGAATGGAAATGTTTCTGGATGATGCCTATGATATCGTATTAGTGGATTACCACATGCCGGAAATGGATGGGTTACAAGCGGTTAAAAAGTTACGCCAAATGAATAGTCACATTCCGATTCTAGTTTTGACTGTTGACGAACGTCAGGAGGTAGCTGACGCTTTTCTCGAGGCCGGTGCAACAGACTTTGCCTTAAAACCGGTTAAAGCTCCTGACATCATATCTCGTATCCAAATACACGTTCAGCTTTCGAACATTAAAGATTTTCATGCTTCAGAAGAAGATGTTTACAGTGTAAAAGGGATTAGCAAGAAGACAATGTCCCATATTACTGACTTCCTTACTCAGCATAGTGAGCCACAGTCTGTTGATCAGCTATCTAAAGATATTGGTCTAGCCTATCCTACGGTGTATCGATACTTAATGCAATTGCTTGAGGAGGGAAAGGTCAAACTGATAGAGAGTCACCAGAAGGTTGGCCGCCCTAAGAAACTTTATCGCTGGTATACGAAGTAG
- a CDS encoding Na+/H+ antiporter NhaC family protein, with product MDHFGIFSLLPSILALALAIWSKRVVPSLLAGILIGTMMMDIQNNGVIHAIIFSIINMFGAIAGHPADPEAGIRGMGLVKGAGRAELIIVVFLLGAFIGVLNKSGGAYAFGKWLSKKVRGEKGAQLSTAVMGSSLFTSAYFSSLATGTVFRPIYDRMNISRAKLAFFLDSTSSPINVLVPISGWVAFMGALMVDNIPSVEDPIMGIAKTVPYNFYNIVILIIVYLYAAGKIKDFGPMKRAEERAKKGINAQSEIAAAKEENNQSSSEKSSLNGTVSDMVLPLGVSVAILVFLGLWNYTVTNFVDVPTVPLNGNKMLILSFSIGIVIAFIKYTSKKLMSAHEFLDELFEGSKTVILGGVIIILAVTLGDIMRAGAPEGIGTALYIKEVAAGVIPNSIIPVAIFIISGFVAFSMGTSFGTWAIMMPIGVSLMIATGGDPFLAAAAVLSGGAFGDHSSPISDTSIMSSVGADVEHMEHINTQLPYALMAAGIASVLFLISGFVF from the coding sequence ATGGATCATTTCGGAATATTTTCCTTGTTGCCATCGATTTTGGCTTTGGCTTTAGCGATATGGTCAAAAAGGGTTGTTCCTTCTTTGCTAGCAGGTATATTAATAGGAACGATGATGATGGACATTCAGAATAATGGGGTTATTCATGCAATTATTTTTTCGATTATTAATATGTTTGGTGCTATCGCAGGTCACCCTGCAGATCCCGAAGCAGGGATAAGAGGAATGGGACTGGTGAAGGGAGCAGGTCGTGCAGAACTTATCATTGTTGTTTTTCTTCTAGGGGCATTTATAGGAGTTCTGAACAAATCTGGAGGAGCTTACGCTTTTGGTAAATGGCTTTCCAAAAAGGTGAGAGGTGAAAAGGGTGCGCAACTTTCGACGGCCGTGATGGGTAGCTCTTTATTTACTAGTGCATACTTTAGTTCCTTGGCGACTGGAACGGTATTTAGGCCAATTTATGACAGAATGAATATTTCTCGTGCGAAGCTTGCTTTTTTTCTGGACTCTACTTCTTCACCGATTAATGTGCTTGTTCCTATCTCGGGATGGGTGGCCTTTATGGGGGCGTTAATGGTAGATAATATACCAAGTGTAGAGGATCCAATTATGGGAATAGCCAAGACGGTACCCTATAACTTCTATAATATTGTTATTTTAATTATAGTGTATCTGTATGCAGCTGGTAAAATTAAGGATTTTGGTCCTATGAAAAGAGCGGAAGAGAGAGCTAAAAAGGGGATCAATGCACAAAGTGAGATCGCTGCGGCGAAGGAAGAAAATAACCAATCTTCCTCCGAAAAAAGCTCACTTAACGGAACCGTTTCGGATATGGTTCTTCCACTTGGGGTATCTGTTGCTATTCTCGTATTCTTAGGCTTATGGAATTATACAGTTACTAACTTTGTCGATGTTCCTACTGTTCCTCTTAATGGAAATAAAATGTTAATCTTGAGCTTTTCCATAGGAATCGTAATTGCTTTTATTAAGTATACTTCGAAAAAGCTGATGTCGGCACATGAATTTCTGGATGAATTATTTGAAGGAAGTAAGACCGTTATCCTTGGTGGAGTCATTATTATTTTGGCTGTGACATTAGGGGACATTATGCGGGCTGGAGCCCCGGAAGGGATTGGAACTGCTCTATATATTAAGGAAGTGGCAGCGGGTGTCATACCAAATAGTATTATCCCAGTAGCCATTTTCATTATTTCGGGATTTGTGGCTTTCTCGATGGGAACCTCATTTGGAACCTGGGCCATTATGATGCCGATTGGTGTATCGCTGATGATCGCAACAGGAGGAGACCCATTCCTTGCAGCTGCAGCGGTCCTCTCAGGCGGAGCATTTGGGGATCATTCTTCACCTATTTCTGATACAAGTATCATGTCTTCAGTTGGTGCTGACGTAGAACATATGGAACATATTAATACACAGCTTCCGTATGCATTAATGGCAGCTGGTATAGCTTCAGTTCTGTTTTTAATATCTGGATTTGTATTTTAA
- a CDS encoding rhodanese-like domain-containing protein: MELWILIGGLVILIAFGVFRFIKANKVLTTLTEDEFRQGYRKAQLIDVREPKEFDGGHILGARNIPLSQMRNRLVEIRKDKPVYFYCQNGTRSSRAALMLDKKGYQDLNQLKGGFKKWTGKIKVKK, translated from the coding sequence ATGGAACTTTGGATATTAATAGGTGGCCTTGTCATCTTAATTGCATTCGGTGTATTCCGGTTTATCAAAGCAAATAAAGTACTGACCACATTAACGGAAGACGAATTCCGACAAGGATACAGAAAGGCACAACTGATTGACGTTCGCGAACCTAAAGAATTCGATGGCGGCCATATTTTAGGCGCAAGAAACATTCCTTTATCTCAAATGAGAAATCGTCTCGTTGAAATCCGAAAAGACAAGCCTGTTTATTTCTATTGTCAAAATGGCACACGCTCATCAAGAGCTGCTCTGATGTTAGATAAAAAAGGATATCAAGACCTTAATCAACTTAAAGGCGGCTTTAAAAAATGGACAGGTAAAATAAAAGTGAAAAAATGA
- a CDS encoding sensor histidine kinase, with translation MDHLWLRNKSILIKILLIVIGITMPLWIGADEVGLTSLLDELNRNPSASTLMITVFVLVMLNTLRALPHYIGALLLGDELSYHFQKKWMKVVIPLLIIPLVYIIINLYNPLNYDFGGPALLLLLSIILLNLIGKGRLRPVFKSFVLVQLLFGFQWLDMVIFLTVFGFGGGPISTQVKDIALELQFGGVLSFYSLVLCTVFMVNALALAIYLTVSEQKWQMTQDLRIAHGEIVESRSGREALHLVHDIKTPLALMEGLNSLIEMKTTDEDIKEYTRRISTSIQSTNSMVSEILNQKSKNWCTLDSLINYVRQNKLSNSETSYEFNLLADKDVEIYINKIRMTRAMVNLIDNASDAVGQVSNPRVTIHSKLEGQNVLLGVEDNGRGISKREQNNIWEPGYSTKAHPGVGLTFVKNVVEEHEADLSIETCIDAGTTFWITVLEESVRYEDSNHR, from the coding sequence ATGGATCATCTATGGTTACGAAATAAAAGTATTCTAATCAAAATTTTGTTGATTGTTATAGGGATTACAATGCCGCTCTGGATAGGTGCGGATGAAGTAGGCTTAACATCGTTACTAGATGAATTGAATAGGAACCCCTCCGCAAGTACATTGATGATTACCGTCTTTGTGCTGGTCATGTTAAATACCCTTCGGGCGCTGCCCCATTATATAGGTGCGCTTCTTCTTGGTGACGAATTGAGCTACCACTTTCAGAAAAAATGGATGAAGGTAGTGATTCCTCTTCTAATTATCCCGCTTGTCTATATAATCATTAATCTATATAATCCATTGAACTACGACTTTGGCGGTCCAGCCTTGTTGCTGCTTTTGTCGATTATTTTACTAAATTTGATAGGGAAAGGCCGGCTGCGCCCCGTATTCAAATCATTTGTTTTAGTTCAGCTGTTGTTTGGATTTCAGTGGCTTGATATGGTCATTTTCCTAACGGTGTTTGGTTTTGGAGGTGGCCCCATCTCTACCCAAGTCAAAGACATAGCCTTAGAACTGCAATTCGGAGGAGTTTTGTCTTTTTATAGTCTCGTTCTTTGTACGGTTTTTATGGTGAATGCTTTAGCACTAGCTATCTATCTGACTGTTTCGGAACAAAAGTGGCAGATGACACAGGACCTCAGGATTGCGCACGGAGAGATAGTCGAATCCAGGTCTGGCAGAGAGGCTCTTCACCTTGTTCATGATATAAAGACACCGCTTGCTTTAATGGAAGGACTGAATTCACTTATTGAAATGAAGACAACGGACGAGGACATTAAAGAATACACAAGGCGTATATCCACTTCGATTCAATCAACAAATAGCATGGTATCTGAAATATTGAATCAAAAGAGTAAAAATTGGTGCACACTCGATTCCTTGATTAATTATGTACGCCAAAACAAACTTTCTAATTCGGAAACATCCTATGAATTTAATTTACTTGCCGACAAAGATGTTGAAATTTATATTAATAAGATTCGTATGACGAGAGCTATGGTAAATTTAATTGATAACGCTTCTGATGCTGTCGGGCAGGTATCGAACCCCCGAGTAACGATCCATTCCAAACTAGAGGGCCAAAACGTTTTATTGGGGGTGGAAGACAACGGCAGAGGAATTTCAAAGCGGGAACAGAATAATATATGGGAGCCGGGATATAGCACTAAAGCCCATCCGGGAGTAGGGTTAACATTTGTGAAAAATGTCGTCGAAGAGCATGAGGCTGATTTATCAATAGAAACTTGCATTGATGCAGGAACAACGTTTTGGATTACTGTACTAGAGGAGAGTGTACGCTATGAAGATTCTAATCATCGATAA